One genomic segment of Candidatus Fusobacterium pullicola includes these proteins:
- the nifU gene encoding Fe-S cluster assembly scaffold protein NifU has protein sequence MQYTEKVMDHFMNPHNVGVIENPSGYGKVGNPSCGDIMEIFIKVENDIITDVKFRTFGCASAIASSSVSTDLVKGKTIEEALKLTNKKVVEELGGLPPVKMHCSVLAEEAIQIAINDYLSKKEGK, from the coding sequence ATGCAATATACAGAAAAAGTAATGGATCACTTTATGAATCCACATAATGTAGGAGTTATTGAAAATCCATCAGGATATGGAAAAGTTGGAAATCCTTCATGTGGAGATATAATGGAAATATTTATAAAAGTTGAAAATGATATTATAACAGATGTTAAATTTAGAACATTTGGGTGTGCTTCAGCTATAGCTAGTTCATCAGTTTCAACAGATTTAGTAAAAGGAAAAACAATAGAGGAAGCATTAAAATTAACAAATAAGAAAGTTGTTGAAGAGTTAGGTGGATTACCTCCAGTAAAAATGCACTGTTCTGTATTAGCTGAAGAAGCAATACAAATAGCAATAAATGATTATTTATCTAAAAAAGAAGGAAAATAA
- the nifS gene encoding cysteine desulfurase NifS, which produces MKVYLDNNATTKMDSEVLEAMIPYLTEFYGNSSSLHLFGRETNKALTESRESIAKFLGAQPDEIIFTASGSESDNLAIRGIARAYKNRGKHIITSPIEHPAVKNTLKDLAEDGYTITTIPVDHNGVLDVEALKNAITDETILITVMHANNEVGSFEPIEEIGKIAKENRIIFHVDAVQTMGKMDIKPKEMGIDLLSFSGHKFYGPKGVAGLYWRNGVRFGKVLTGGGQEKKRRPGTSNIPGIVGMAKALEIAYRDMDEEWKREEELRDYFESEIEKRVPEIVINAKSVKRLPGTSSITFKYLEGESILLSLSYKGIAVSSGSACSSDELQASHVLLAMGIEPEFAHGTIRFGIGKYNTKEEIDYVIESVVEVIAKLRMISPLWNAYQEKK; this is translated from the coding sequence ATGAAAGTTTATCTAGACAATAATGCAACTACTAAAATGGACAGTGAAGTATTAGAGGCAATGATACCATATTTAACAGAATTTTATGGGAATTCATCAAGCTTACATCTTTTTGGTAGAGAAACAAACAAGGCATTAACAGAATCAAGAGAGAGCATTGCTAAATTCTTAGGAGCTCAACCAGATGAGATAATTTTTACTGCTTCTGGAAGTGAATCAGATAACTTAGCTATAAGAGGTATTGCAAGAGCTTATAAAAATAGAGGAAAACATATAATTACAAGTCCAATAGAGCATCCAGCTGTAAAAAACACTTTAAAAGATTTAGCGGAAGATGGGTATACAATTACTACAATTCCTGTTGATCACAATGGAGTTTTAGATGTTGAAGCTCTAAAAAATGCTATTACAGATGAAACAATATTAATAACTGTAATGCATGCCAATAATGAAGTTGGGTCATTTGAACCAATAGAAGAGATTGGGAAAATAGCTAAAGAAAATAGAATTATATTCCATGTAGACGCTGTTCAAACTATGGGAAAAATGGATATAAAGCCAAAGGAAATGGGAATTGACTTACTATCATTCTCTGGACATAAGTTCTATGGACCAAAAGGTGTTGCAGGACTTTACTGGAGAAATGGAGTAAGATTTGGTAAAGTTTTAACTGGTGGTGGACAAGAGAAGAAAAGAAGACCAGGAACTTCAAATATTCCAGGGATAGTCGGAATGGCAAAAGCTTTAGAGATAGCTTATAGAGATATGGATGAAGAATGGAAAAGAGAAGAGGAGTTAAGAGATTACTTCGAATCTGAAATAGAGAAAAGAGTACCAGAAATAGTTATAAATGCAAAATCTGTAAAAAGATTACCAGGAACTTCAAGTATAACTTTTAAATATTTAGAGGGAGAATCGATTCTACTAAGTTTAAGTTATAAAGGAATTGCAGTGAGTTCAGGATCAGCTTGCTCATCTGATGAGTTACAAGCTTCACATGTGTTATTAGCTATGGGGATAGAGCCAGAGTTTGCACATGGAACAATTAGATTTGGTATTGGAAAATATAACACTAAAGAAGAGATTGACTATGTAATAGAATCTGTTGTGGAGGTAATAGCTAAATTAAGAATGATATCTCCACTATGGAATGCATACCAAGAGAAAAAATAA
- the nth gene encoding endonuclease III, protein MTKKEKVKNIIEELNRKFGKPECALKYNTPFELLVAVILSAQCTDVRVNIVTSEMYKKVNTPEQFAALPVEEIEEMIKSTGFYRNKAKNIKLCSQQLLEEYGGEIPQEMEKLVKLAGVGRKTANVVRGEIWGLADGITVDTHVKRLSNLIGLTKNEDPIKIEQDLMKIVPKDSWIDFSHYLILQGRDKCIARRPKCQECEINQYCAYGKKKLINS, encoded by the coding sequence ATGACTAAAAAAGAGAAAGTTAAGAATATAATAGAGGAACTGAATAGAAAATTTGGAAAGCCAGAGTGTGCTTTGAAATATAATACACCATTTGAATTATTAGTAGCAGTAATTCTTTCAGCTCAATGTACAGACGTTAGAGTTAATATTGTAACAAGTGAGATGTATAAAAAAGTTAATACTCCAGAACAATTTGCTGCTTTACCAGTAGAAGAGATCGAAGAGATGATAAAAAGTACAGGATTTTATAGAAATAAAGCAAAAAATATAAAATTGTGTAGTCAACAACTTCTAGAAGAGTATGGAGGAGAGATTCCTCAAGAGATGGAAAAGTTAGTTAAATTGGCAGGGGTAGGAAGAAAGACTGCAAATGTTGTAAGAGGTGAGATATGGGGGTTAGCTGATGGAATAACAGTTGATACTCATGTTAAGAGATTAAGTAACTTAATAGGATTAACTAAAAATGAAGATCCTATAAAAATAGAACAGGATTTAATGAAGATAGTTCCAAAGGACAGTTGGATAGATTTTTCTCATTATTTAATTTTGCAAGGTAGAGATAAATGCATAGCAAGAAGACCTAAATGTCAAGAATGTGAGATAAATCAATACTGTGCATATGGAAAAAAGAAATTAATTAATTCTTGA
- a CDS encoding GNAT family N-acetyltransferase, producing the protein MTDIILRKMEEKDISRIYKYIHLDYVKKYFPDKEAEQWEAHRRWYSFVINSPTYLFYTIESLGRDFLGTVKFELVTKTKAVMSIYLVDKIRGKGYSEAVVSNSIEELKFERPQVKKVCVYILEENEISKKVFVKNNFIFKGVKEYIGTEHLLFEKEITHEEKDD; encoded by the coding sequence TTGACAGACATAATATTAAGAAAGATGGAAGAGAAAGATATTTCAAGAATTTATAAATATATCCATCTAGATTATGTAAAAAAATATTTTCCTGATAAAGAGGCAGAACAGTGGGAGGCTCACAGAAGATGGTATTCTTTTGTGATAAACTCTCCCACTTATCTCTTCTATACTATTGAAAGTTTAGGTCGAGATTTTTTAGGAACAGTTAAGTTTGAACTTGTTACTAAAACAAAGGCAGTAATGAGTATTTATCTAGTGGATAAGATAAGAGGAAAAGGGTATTCAGAAGCTGTTGTTTCCAATAGTATAGAGGAGTTAAAATTTGAAAGACCTCAAGTAAAAAAAGTTTGTGTATATATTCTTGAAGAGAATGAAATATCTAAAAAGGTATTTGTAAAAAATAATTTTATTTTTAAAGGAGTAAAGGAATATATAGGAACTGAACACCTTTTATTTGAAAAAGAGATAACTCACGAGGAAAAAGATGACTAA
- a CDS encoding tyrosine--tRNA ligase, with protein MENRNVVDVLLERGYIKQFTHEAEIREALGKEKVTFYIGFDPTADSLHVGHFIAMMFMAHMQKFGHRPIALVGGGTAMIGDPSGRTDMRQMMTKETIAHNVSCIKKQMEKFIDFSEGKAILENNADWLLGLNYVDFIRDIGAHFSVNRMLAAECFKQRMESGLSFLEFNYMLMQGYDFLVLNKKHGCTMQLGGDDQWSNMIAGVELIRKKEQKQAFAMTCTLLTNSEGKKMGKTAKGALWLDPTKTTPYEFYQYWRNVADADVEKCLALLTFLPMDEVRRLGALEGAEINQAKKILAYEVTKLIHGEEEALKAQQGAEGAFGGGDMSNVPSIDFSKDKLGMELLDLLVEHKLIKSKGEGRKLVTQNGLTAADNKVTDFAMKITEELFKDGEFVVRIGKKKIYRVVLK; from the coding sequence ATGGAAAACAGAAATGTAGTAGATGTATTATTAGAGCGTGGATATATAAAACAATTCACACATGAAGCAGAGATAAGAGAAGCATTAGGGAAAGAAAAAGTAACTTTTTATATTGGATTTGATCCAACAGCAGATAGTTTACATGTAGGGCACTTTATAGCAATGATGTTTATGGCTCATATGCAAAAATTTGGACATAGACCAATCGCCTTAGTTGGTGGAGGAACTGCTATGATAGGAGATCCTAGTGGAAGAACAGATATGAGACAGATGATGACAAAAGAAACAATAGCTCACAATGTATCTTGTATTAAAAAACAGATGGAAAAGTTTATTGATTTCAGTGAAGGAAAAGCTATATTAGAAAATAATGCAGATTGGTTATTAGGGTTAAATTATGTAGATTTTATAAGAGATATAGGAGCACATTTTTCAGTTAACAGAATGCTTGCAGCAGAGTGTTTCAAACAAAGAATGGAATCAGGATTATCATTCTTAGAATTTAACTATATGCTTATGCAAGGATATGATTTCCTAGTTTTAAATAAAAAACATGGATGTACTATGCAATTAGGTGGAGATGACCAATGGTCAAATATGATAGCAGGGGTAGAATTAATAAGAAAGAAAGAGCAAAAACAAGCTTTTGCAATGACATGTACACTTCTTACTAATAGCGAAGGTAAGAAAATGGGAAAAACTGCTAAAGGAGCACTATGGTTAGATCCAACTAAAACAACTCCATATGAGTTTTACCAATATTGGAGAAATGTTGCAGATGCTGATGTAGAGAAATGTCTAGCTCTATTAACTTTCTTACCAATGGATGAAGTAAGAAGATTAGGAGCTCTTGAAGGAGCAGAAATTAACCAAGCTAAGAAAATATTAGCTTATGAAGTTACAAAGTTAATACATGGAGAAGAGGAAGCTTTAAAAGCTCAACAAGGAGCAGAGGGAGCTTTTGGTGGTGGAGATATGAGTAATGTTCCATCAATAGATTTTTCAAAGGATAAATTAGGAATGGAGCTTTTAGATTTATTAGTTGAACATAAACTTATTAAATCTAAGGGTGAGGGAAGAAAACTTGTAACACAAAATGGTTTAACAGCCGCTGATAATAAAGTTACAGATTTTGCAATGAAGATTACAGAAGAGTTATTTAAAGATGGGGAGTTTGTAGTAAGAATAGGTAAGAAGAAAATATACAGAGTAGTTTTAAAATAA
- a CDS encoding methionine/alanine import family NSS transporter small subunit, with the protein MNTGAVIMMVFGCTVVWGRLLLSISITLKKEKVGEE; encoded by the coding sequence ATGAATACAGGTGCAGTTATAATGATGGTATTTGGTTGTACAGTAGTTTGGGGAAGATTACTACTTTCTATCAGTATAACATTGAAAAAAGAAAAGGTAGGAGAAGAGTAA
- a CDS encoding sodium-dependent transporter, translated as MEETRELWKSRKGFIYAAVGAAIGLGNLWRFPFQAYKNGGGAFFLPYIVALFTCGVPLMILEYQLGKKVRGGSTKAFRMLGKNFEWFGWLQVMIPMVVMMFYCTIISVAVVFMVWSLGHAFGIVNWMADPGKLMGMIAGSASGPFDFKAGISKYMLIFILVVWLGNWIIVKKGISGGIERCSKIFTPLLMILMIVFMVNSLRLKGAVIGLNALFTPNFEAILNPSIWVAAYAQVFFSTTLAVGVMIAYGSYIPKKWDIVNSSFITVLANASFDIISGITVFSTLGYLVNSIGVDFNSFGSGAGIAFIAFPIAISATTTNTFLQGMIGFLFFFCLFIAGLSSSISMLEAFATGALDKFKISREKLVGIISFIGLVGSAAFSTYAGFNYILDIVDSHVGNYIIATLGLVETVLVCRYYGIEKIRMEANEYSDFEIGRWFDILLKYVTPTLLGITVITNLIKGIREMTVGNLVFGWGTIIVMAIFATIFYKKEWEK; from the coding sequence ATGGAAGAGACAAGAGAGTTGTGGAAGAGTAGAAAAGGGTTTATCTATGCAGCTGTAGGAGCAGCAATAGGTTTAGGAAATCTATGGAGATTTCCGTTTCAAGCTTATAAAAATGGTGGGGGAGCTTTCTTTTTACCATATATAGTAGCTCTTTTTACTTGTGGAGTACCACTTATGATATTAGAGTATCAGCTTGGGAAAAAAGTTAGAGGTGGTTCAACTAAAGCTTTTAGAATGCTGGGAAAGAATTTTGAATGGTTTGGTTGGTTACAAGTTATGATACCAATGGTTGTAATGATGTTCTATTGTACAATAATATCTGTAGCAGTTGTATTTATGGTATGGTCTTTAGGACATGCTTTTGGAATTGTGAATTGGATGGCAGATCCAGGAAAATTAATGGGAATGATAGCTGGAAGTGCCAGTGGACCATTTGATTTTAAGGCGGGAATAAGTAAATATATGTTAATTTTTATATTGGTAGTTTGGTTAGGAAACTGGATAATTGTAAAAAAAGGTATCTCTGGCGGAATAGAGAGATGTTCAAAAATATTTACTCCCCTATTAATGATTTTGATGATTGTATTCATGGTAAATTCTTTGAGATTGAAGGGAGCGGTAATCGGTCTTAATGCACTATTTACTCCTAACTTTGAAGCTATATTAAATCCAAGTATATGGGTAGCTGCTTATGCACAGGTATTTTTCTCAACAACTTTAGCTGTAGGGGTTATGATAGCTTATGGTTCTTATATTCCTAAGAAATGGGATATAGTAAATAGTTCTTTTATAACAGTATTAGCAAATGCTTCATTTGATATTATTTCAGGGATAACTGTTTTTTCAACTTTAGGATATTTAGTAAATAGCATAGGAGTTGATTTTAATTCCTTTGGAAGTGGAGCTGGAATAGCGTTTATAGCTTTTCCAATAGCTATATCAGCTACAACAACAAATACTTTCTTACAAGGGATGATAGGATTTCTATTTTTCTTCTGTCTTTTTATAGCTGGATTATCATCAAGTATATCTATGTTAGAAGCTTTTGCAACTGGAGCTTTAGACAAATTTAAAATTTCAAGAGAGAAACTAGTTGGAATAATCTCTTTTATAGGATTAGTTGGAAGTGCAGCCTTCTCAACTTATGCAGGTTTTAACTATATTCTTGATATAGTAGACTCACATGTTGGAAACTATATAATAGCTACTTTAGGACTTGTAGAAACTGTTTTGGTATGTAGATATTATGGAATTGAAAAGATTAGAATGGAGGCTAATGAATACTCAGATTTTGAGATAGGTAGATGGTTTGATATTTTATTAAAATATGTAACTCCAACCTTATTAGGTATAACTGTTATCACTAATTTAATAAAGGGAATAAGAGAGATGACAGTAGGAAATTTAGTTTTTGGATGGGGAACTATTATAGTAATGGCTATCTTTGCAACAATATTTTACAAAAAAGAGTGGGAAAAATAG
- a CDS encoding HAD family phosphatase, with protein sequence MVKLIIFDMDGVILDSERVANLAWFEVSKKYNLGLTLERLREIKGGTSVRTLGILSGLVGEERAKQVLKDKKEIQLEIMKQEGGVKLKKGVEELLKHIKKIGLKCVVATSTSRESATKLLKDTGVFDYFDDLVFGDEVENGKPAPDIFLKACERFNVKPSEAFVIEDSVLGATAANRAGIKCFVVEDTIQFTKEEDRLAYRKFESLLGVKEFLVDNYTKL encoded by the coding sequence ATGGTAAAACTTATAATATTTGATATGGATGGAGTGATTCTAGATAGTGAAAGGGTTGCTAATTTAGCATGGTTTGAGGTAAGTAAAAAATATAATTTGGGATTGACACTGGAGAGATTAAGAGAGATAAAAGGAGGAACCTCTGTAAGAACTCTAGGAATACTATCGGGATTAGTTGGAGAAGAGAGAGCTAAACAGGTGCTAAAAGATAAAAAAGAGATACAACTAGAGATTATGAAGCAAGAGGGAGGAGTAAAGTTAAAAAAAGGGGTAGAGGAGCTTTTAAAACATATAAAAAAGATTGGTTTAAAATGTGTTGTAGCCACATCTACAAGTAGAGAAAGTGCTACTAAATTACTGAAAGATACAGGAGTATTTGATTATTTTGATGATTTGGTTTTTGGTGATGAGGTAGAGAATGGAAAACCAGCTCCAGATATATTTTTAAAAGCTTGTGAAAGATTTAATGTGAAGCCATCAGAGGCTTTTGTAATAGAGGACTCTGTCTTGGGAGCTACAGCAGCTAATAGGGCGGGGATAAAATGTTTTGTGGTAGAGGATACTATACAATTTACTAAAGAAGAGGATAGATTAGCTTATAGAAAGTTTGAGAGCTTATTAGGAGTAAAAGAATTTCTTGTTGACAACTATACAAAATTGTAA
- the eno gene encoding phosphopyruvate hydratase, translating to MTRIVDVVAREILDSRGNPTVEVDVVLECGAKGRAAVPSGASTGAYEAVELRDDDKARYLGKGVLTAVNNVNTEIKEAILGMDAIDQVAIDRTMIELDGTPNKGRLGANAILGVSLAVAKAAAEALGMPLYKYLGGVNAKELPLPMMNILNGGSHADSAVDVQEFMIQPVGAKNFAEAMRMGCEVFHHLGKLLKKMGDSTNVGNEGGYAPAKINGTEGALDLIVEAIEAAGYVVGKDITFAIDAASSEFCKEVAPGKFEYHFKREGGVVRTSEEMVEWYAKLVEKYPIKSIEDGLGEDDWAGWQLLTAKIGDKVQIVGDDLFVTNTERLKKGIELKAGNSILIKLNQIGSLTETLDAIEMAKRAGMTAVVSHRSGETEDATIADIAVATNAGQIKTGSTSRTDRMAKYNQLLRIEQELGSMAQYNGLEVFYNIKK from the coding sequence ATGACAAGAATAGTTGATGTAGTAGCAAGAGAAATCCTTGACTCAAGAGGAAACCCTACAGTAGAAGTAGATGTAGTATTAGAGTGTGGAGCAAAAGGAAGAGCAGCAGTTCCATCTGGAGCTTCAACAGGTGCTTATGAAGCAGTTGAGTTAAGAGATGACGACAAAGCAAGATACTTAGGAAAAGGTGTTTTAACAGCTGTTAATAACGTAAACACTGAAATCAAAGAAGCTATCTTAGGAATGGACGCTATTGATCAAGTTGCAATAGATAGAACAATGATCGAATTAGACGGAACTCCAAACAAAGGAAGATTAGGAGCTAACGCTATATTAGGAGTATCATTAGCAGTAGCTAAAGCTGCAGCAGAAGCTTTAGGAATGCCTCTATACAAATACTTAGGAGGAGTAAACGCTAAAGAATTACCTCTACCTATGATGAACATATTAAACGGAGGATCTCACGCTGACTCAGCAGTTGACGTACAAGAGTTCATGATCCAACCAGTTGGAGCTAAAAACTTTGCTGAAGCTATGAGAATGGGATGTGAAGTATTCCACCACTTAGGAAAATTATTAAAGAAAATGGGAGATTCTACTAACGTAGGAAACGAAGGTGGATATGCTCCAGCTAAAATAAACGGAACAGAAGGAGCTTTAGACTTAATCGTTGAAGCTATCGAAGCTGCAGGATACGTAGTAGGAAAAGATATTACATTCGCAATCGACGCTGCATCAAGTGAGTTCTGTAAAGAAGTAGCACCAGGAAAATTTGAATACCACTTCAAGAGAGAAGGAGGAGTTGTAAGAACTTCTGAAGAAATGGTAGAATGGTATGCTAAACTTGTTGAAAAATACCCAATCAAATCTATCGAAGATGGATTAGGAGAAGACGACTGGGCAGGATGGCAATTATTAACTGCTAAAATCGGAGATAAAGTACAAATCGTTGGAGACGACTTATTCGTAACTAACACTGAAAGACTTAAAAAAGGAATAGAGTTAAAAGCTGGAAACTCTATCTTAATAAAACTTAACCAAATCGGATCATTAACTGAAACTTTAGATGCTATCGAAATGGCAAAAAGAGCAGGAATGACTGCAGTTGTATCTCACAGATCTGGAGAAACTGAAGATGCTACAATAGCTGATATAGCTGTTGCAACAAATGCAGGACAAATCAAAACTGGATCAACTTCAAGAACTGATAGAATGGCTAAATACAACCAATTATTAAGAATTGAGCAAGAATTAGGATCAATGGCTCAATACAATGGTTTAGAAGTTTTCTACAATATAAAAAAATAG
- the pykF gene encoding pyruvate kinase PykF: protein MKKTKIVCTIGPKTESVESLKTLLKTGMNMMRLNFSHGDYEEHGNRIINFRQAQKETGIRAALLLDTKGPEIRTIKLEGGKDVTIVAGQEFAITTDKTVVGDNTKVAVTYEGFARDLKVGNTILIDDGLLAFTVTEINGNEVKCIAQNGGELGENKGVNLPNVAVNLPALAEKDINDLKFGCEQGIDYVAASFIRKADDVRAVRKVLDENGGQRIGIISKIENQEGLDNFEEILALSDGIMVARGDLGVEIPVEDVPVAQKMMIKRCNEVGKVVITATQMLDSMIKNPRPTRAEVNDVANAILDGTDCVMLSGESAKGKYPVEAVTVMAKVAAKMDPLVNIKRTMDKDEVTITSAVARGTADVSEELGAKVIVVGTQSGRAARDMRRYFPAATILAITNDEKTANQLVISRGVVPYFDNSVNSLEAFFELAEKVSKELGLVQAGDVIVATCGEKVFEMGTTNSIKVIKVK from the coding sequence TTGAAAAAGACTAAAATTGTATGTACAATTGGGCCTAAAACTGAATCAGTGGAAAGTTTAAAAACTCTTTTAAAAACAGGAATGAACATGATGAGATTAAACTTCTCTCATGGAGATTATGAAGAGCATGGAAATAGAATAATCAACTTTAGACAAGCTCAAAAAGAAACTGGAATAAGAGCAGCTCTATTATTAGATACTAAAGGACCAGAAATAAGAACTATCAAACTTGAAGGTGGAAAAGATGTTACAATAGTAGCAGGACAAGAGTTCGCAATAACAACTGATAAAACTGTTGTTGGAGATAACACAAAAGTTGCAGTTACTTATGAAGGGTTTGCAAGAGATTTAAAAGTAGGAAACACTATATTAATAGATGATGGATTATTAGCATTTACAGTTACTGAAATCAATGGAAATGAAGTAAAATGTATTGCACAAAATGGTGGAGAATTAGGAGAAAATAAAGGAGTTAACTTACCAAACGTAGCAGTTAACTTACCAGCATTAGCTGAAAAAGATATCAACGACCTTAAATTTGGTTGTGAGCAAGGAATAGATTATGTTGCAGCTTCATTCATAAGAAAAGCTGATGACGTAAGAGCAGTAAGAAAAGTTCTAGATGAGAATGGTGGACAAAGAATAGGAATCATCTCTAAAATAGAAAACCAAGAAGGATTAGATAACTTCGAAGAAATCTTAGCTTTATCTGATGGTATCATGGTAGCAAGAGGAGACTTAGGAGTAGAAATTCCTGTAGAAGATGTACCAGTAGCTCAAAAAATGATGATCAAAAGATGTAACGAAGTAGGAAAAGTAGTTATCACAGCTACTCAAATGTTAGACTCTATGATAAAAAATCCTAGACCTACAAGAGCAGAAGTAAACGACGTTGCAAATGCTATATTAGATGGAACAGATTGTGTAATGCTATCTGGAGAATCTGCAAAAGGAAAATATCCAGTAGAAGCTGTTACAGTAATGGCTAAAGTTGCAGCTAAAATGGATCCATTAGTAAATATCAAAAGAACAATGGATAAAGACGAAGTAACTATAACTTCAGCAGTAGCAAGAGGAACAGCTGATGTAAGTGAAGAGTTAGGAGCAAAAGTTATAGTAGTTGGAACTCAATCAGGAAGAGCAGCAAGAGATATGAGAAGATACTTCCCAGCAGCAACAATACTTGCTATAACTAACGATGAGAAAACAGCTAACCAATTAGTAATCTCTAGAGGAGTAGTTCCTTACTTTGATAACAGCGTAAATTCATTAGAAGCATTCTTCGAATTAGCTGAGAAAGTATCTAAAGAATTAGGATTAGTTCAAGCAGGAGATGTAATAGTAGCAACTTGTGGAGAAAAAGTTTTCGAAATGGGAACTACTAATTCTATAAAAGTAATAAAAGTAAAATAG
- a CDS encoding amino acid ABC transporter ATP-binding protein gives MIEIKHLSKAFGNHKVLKDIDFSVKKGEVVCIIGSSGSGKSTLLRCINLLEKPSGGEIIYNGENILDDKHDICKYRTKLGMVFQQFNLFNNHNVLSNCVVGQMKVLGRSREEAEKVALKYLKIVGMDKYVNAKPKQLSGGQKQRVAIARALSMEPDAILFDEPTSALDPEMVGEVLKVMKELAESGLTMLVVTHEMGFAKEVSDRVVFMNQGYIEEEGTPEEIFNNPKKERTKEFLKRTLVKN, from the coding sequence ATAATAGAGATAAAACATTTGAGTAAGGCCTTTGGTAATCATAAAGTTCTTAAGGATATAGATTTTTCTGTAAAAAAAGGAGAAGTTGTTTGTATCATTGGTTCATCTGGTTCAGGTAAGTCAACGCTTTTAAGATGTATAAATCTTTTAGAGAAGCCAAGTGGTGGAGAGATTATATATAATGGAGAAAATATTTTAGATGATAAACATGATATCTGTAAATATAGAACAAAGTTAGGAATGGTATTCCAACAATTTAATCTTTTCAACAATCATAATGTATTAAGTAACTGTGTAGTAGGACAGATGAAAGTCTTAGGAAGAAGTAGAGAGGAAGCAGAAAAGGTTGCTTTAAAATATCTAAAAATAGTAGGAATGGATAAGTATGTAAATGCTAAGCCAAAGCAACTTTCAGGGGGACAAAAACAAAGGGTAGCAATAGCAAGAGCTCTATCAATGGAGCCAGATGCTATACTATTTGATGAGCCTACTTCAGCACTTGACCCAGAAATGGTAGGAGAAGTTCTTAAAGTTATGAAGGAGCTAGCAGAAAGCGGACTTACTATGTTGGTGGTAACACATGAGATGGGATTTGCTAAAGAGGTTTCAGATAGAGTTGTTTTCATGAATCAAGGTTATATAGAGGAAGAGGGAACACCAGAAGAGATATTTAACAATCCTAAAAAAGAAAGAACAAAAGAGTTTTTAAAGCGTACTCTAGTAAAAAATTAA